One part of the Streptomyces nigra genome encodes these proteins:
- a CDS encoding DUF6412 domain-containing protein, whose amino-acid sequence MIRIAARLRPAALLVVLFLEITLLDTGSLSATVALAATAAASSAFAACSLLASRAAPAVPPTRVRTAIRDRARRTAFLPQRDPDASGRPRPRAPGHALPATTA is encoded by the coding sequence ATGATCCGCATCGCCGCGCGCCTGCGCCCCGCCGCCCTCCTGGTCGTCCTCTTCCTGGAGATCACGCTGCTCGACACGGGCAGCCTCTCCGCGACCGTCGCGCTCGCCGCCACCGCCGCCGCGAGCTCCGCGTTCGCCGCCTGTTCGCTGCTCGCCTCGCGCGCCGCGCCCGCCGTACCGCCCACACGCGTACGGACGGCCATCCGTGACCGGGCCCGCCGTACGGCCTTCCTGCCCCAACGCGACCCCGACGCCTCCGGCCGGCCACGGCCCCGCGCGCCCGGGCACGCCCTCCCGGCGACCACCGCGTAG
- a CDS encoding winged helix-turn-helix transcriptional regulator codes for MALGKDYATQDCSIARALEVVGERWTLLVVRDALYGVRRYNDFLVHLGIPRAVLAARLQTLTTEGVLAKRRYQESPPRDEYVLTDRGVALWPTLRALGMWGREHFGDRPLRVFRHAPCGTGLGAYGECPACGIVVPAADVEMLPGPGLDPEPADPVSRALLRPKRLLEPLELEPA; via the coding sequence ATGGCACTGGGCAAGGACTACGCGACGCAGGACTGCTCGATCGCCCGCGCGCTGGAGGTCGTCGGCGAGCGGTGGACGCTCCTCGTCGTCCGCGACGCGCTCTACGGCGTCCGGCGCTACAACGACTTCCTCGTCCACCTCGGCATCCCGCGCGCCGTCCTGGCCGCCCGCCTCCAGACGCTCACCACGGAGGGCGTCCTCGCCAAACGCCGCTACCAGGAGTCCCCGCCGCGCGACGAGTACGTCCTCACCGACCGCGGTGTCGCCCTGTGGCCGACCCTGCGGGCGCTCGGCATGTGGGGCCGCGAGCACTTCGGCGACCGGCCGCTGCGCGTCTTCCGGCACGCCCCCTGCGGGACCGGGCTCGGGGCGTACGGCGAATGCCCCGCCTGCGGGATCGTCGTACCCGCCGCCGACGTCGAGATGCTGCCGGGACCCGGGCTCGACCCGGAGCCGGCGGATCCGGTCAGCCGGGCCCTGCTGCGGCCCAAGCGGCTGCTGGAACCCCTCGAACTCGAGCCCGCCTGA